The Microbacterium esteraromaticum genome contains the following window.
CACGCTGCCGGACAACTGCGGGTCCTCGCCGAGTCCGGAGTTCCCGGAGCCGCTCCCGACGAGTGGTACGGGCTCACTCCGCCGTCCACCACGGCGCCGCTGCGCGACCTCGACGCGGCACCGGTGCGCGTGTCGCCCTCGCGTTTGGAGGCATTCGAGGAATGCGGATTGAACTGGGTGATCTCGTCGCTCGGGGGTGACACCGTCGCCCCGCCCTCTGCCGGCATCGGAACGATCGTGCACGAGGCGATGGAGAAGGTACCGGACGGTGAACTTGACGCCATGCGCGCCATCGTCGACGAGCACTGGCCCGAACTCGACTTCGAGACCGCGTGGATCGGACGCAAGGAACGTCGGCGGGCCGACCTCTACGTCGAGCGCGTGCACGAGTACGTCGGCGAGGTCGCTCGTGACGGGGGACGGGTCGTCGGAGCCGAGGCGCGGTTCCGCTTCACCGTCGATCTCGAGACGGGGCAGGCGCAGGCGCTTCCCATCGAACCTGCTGCGGATGCTACGGCGACGACGCCCGGTGGAGCGGATGCGACGGTCATCGTCGAGCGTCCGCGTGCGCTGGTCAGCGGCGTGATCGACCGCGTGGAGGTCTACCCGGTGGACGGCGGCGAGCATGCTCCTGCGCGGGGGCAGAAATGGCAGCGGATGGGTGATGGTGACGGAGAGCAACGGGTGATCGTGGTCGACCTCAAGACGGGCAAGTACGAACCCGACACGGAAGCCAATGTGCTCGAGCACGCGCAACTGGCGGCCTATCAGGTCGCGGTGCAGGAGGGGCTGCTCGACGACGCGCCAGCCGAGGCTCTGGCCGGAGCCCGGCTGGTGATCGTATCGAAGACGGTGGGCAAGGCGAACTACCGGGTCGCCCATCAGCACACCCTGGATGACGACGCGCGCGCCGCGTTTCTGCGCCGCGTCGCGGATGCCGGTCGCGGAATGGCCGCCAGCAGCTTCACCGCCCAGGTCGAGACGCACTGCGCTGACACCCAGGTGCGCGTCACACCGTGTCACATCCACACCGTGCCGGCGGTGAGCGCGTGAGCGCCGCGTGGGCGCGGCCGTCCGAGATCTCGGCCGAGCACATCGCCCTCGCGCTCGGGCTGCCCGTCCCCACCGAGGCCCAGCAGCGCGTCATCCATGCGCCGCCCACTCCCGCGCTCGTGGTCGCCGGTGCCGGCAGCGGAAAGACCGAGACGATGTCCGGGCGTGTGGTGTGGCTGGTCGCGAACGGCCACGTGCGTCCGGACGAGGTTCTGGGCCTGACCTTCACCCGCAAAGCGGCCGGTGAACTCGCCGAGCGCATCGGCCTCCGACTGGAGATGATCGATCATTTCGGTCGTCGTGGCCTCTTGCCGCACCTGCCCGAGATCGTGCGCACCGACGCCCTGCGCCGGGTGCACGACGCGGCAGCGGGAGCACAGCGCGATACGGTGCGCACACAGGTGCTCGATGCCTTGGCCGAGCGCTTCGACACCGGCTGGGATCCGCGCACAGCACGCACGGCCGAGGACCTGCTCGTCAGACCACGCGTGTCGACGTACAACGCCTTCGCCGACAGCATCGTGCGCGAGCACGCCGCGCGGATCGGCCGTGACCCCGAGGCAGCGATGCTGAGCCAATCGGCATCCTGGCTGATCGCCCGAGCGGTCGTGCTGCGCGCCGACCTGCCGGGGCTGGAAGAGATCGAGCGGTCGCTCGGTTCCCTCATCGACGCCGTGCAGAAGCTCGCCGCGGACGTTCTCGATCACCGCGCCGACCTCGACGAGATCGAGCGCATCACGACGGCGCAGGCCGCCGCTTTCGAGCCGTACCGCACGAACCGCGACGTCGAGACCGCCGCGGTCAACCTGCTGGGGATGCCGGTGCTGGTGCGTCTGGTGCGCGACTACATCGCCGAGAAGCACCGCAGGGGCGTGCTTGACTTCGCCGATCAGGTCGGCGGCGCCTTCGACATCGTTGAGACGGCCCCCGATGTGCGTTCCGAACTGCGCGAGCAGCATCGTGTGGTGCTCCTCGACGAATACCAGGACACGTCGGTGATTCAGACGCGCTTCCTCGCGGCGCTCTTCCGTGACAGCGCCGTGATGGCGGTCGGCGACCCGCACCAGTCGATCTACGGCTGGCGCGGAGCGAGCGCCGACAACCTGTACGCGTTCGGACGCTCGTTCGCGCACGACCAGTCGGCCACGACGTACAGCCTGATGACGAGCTGGCGCAACGACACCCGCATCCTCGACGTCGCCAACCGTGTGCTCGAACCGCTGCAGCGCGAGGGCCTAGACGTTCCCGCGCTCGAACCGCGCCCCGGTGCGGGTGCGGGTCGCGTCGAGGTGCTCTTTCCGCACACCGTCGACGATGAGGCGCAGAGTGTAGCCGAGTGGTTCGGACAGCGGCGCGCGGCGCACGCCGCGTCCGGAGCCGATCGCGCCCACACCGGAGCCATCCTGTTCCGCTCGAAGCGGCACATGCAGACGTTCGCCGGAGCACTGTCGCGCCACGGTATCCCGCACCGAATCCTCGGGCTCGGCGGGCTGCTGTCGACCCCCGAGGTCGTCGATGTCGTGTCGATGCTGCGGGTCATCCATGACCCGACCGCAGGATCGGCACTGATCCGACTGCTGGTGGGTCCGCGGTTCGCGATCGGCGTCGCCGACATGGCCGCCCTCTACGACCTCGCCGATGTGCTCGCCGGGCGCGACGCCTCGCTCTCGCCGCTCTCGGACGAGGTGCGAGAGCGGCTGCGCTCATCGCGCGGTGCCGACGAGGCCGTGTCGATCGTCGATGCCGTCGACTTCGTGCGCGGCACGCCCGACGACTATCGCGTGCTCGAAGGGATCAGCCCGCAGGGGCGAAGCCGGCTGCGCGAGGCCGGTGAGATCCTCGAACGGCTGCGGCGTTCGGCGGGCCTGCCGATTCCCGAGCTGATCCGCCTGATCGAGCTCGAGCTGCGCCTGGACATCGAGCTGGCGGCGAACGAATCCCGCGGCCCTGCACGTGTGGCCGCCACGCAGCTGCGCGCGTTCGCCGATGAGGTGCGCGCGTTCCTCAGCGCCGACGACCGCGGCACGATCGGCAGCCTGCTGGCGTGGCTCGCCAAGGCCGAGAGCACCGATGAGCTCATGCCGCGCCCCGAGCCGCCCGAGCCGGGCGTCGTGCAGTTGCTGACCATCCATGGTTCGAAGGGACTGGAATGGGACGCCGTCGCGGTGGCGCGTCTCGTCGAGGACGAACTGCCCGGTCGCGCTCAAGACACCGCGGGCTGGTTCGGCTTCGGGGTCGTGCCGTTCGCTTTGCGTGGCGATCGCGATGCGCTTCCGGTGTTCCACTGGGATCCGCAGGCCGAGATGGACGCGGCGGGTGAAACGCCGGCCAAGCGTCACAAAGCGGCGCTCGATGCGCTCGCCGCGGGCGTTACCAAGGCCTACCCGCAGGGCGGGGCACTGCGACGCTTCAAGAACGCCTATCGCCAGTATCAGCAGCAGGAGGAACGGCGACTCGCCTATGTGGCGGTCACCCGCGCGCGGCAGGACCTGCTGCTCACCGGCGCGCACTGGGCCGGGCAGACCAAACCGCGCGTGCCCAGCCCGTTCCTGCGTGAGGCGATCGAGGTGCTCGGCCTCGACGACATCGCCCCGGTCGATCCCGAGGAGAACCCCTATGACGGGCCGGGGTTGACCCGGAGCTGGCCGATGGATGCCCTGGGCGACCGTCGCTCCCGGGTCGCGCACGCCGAGCAGCACGCCCGCGCGGCCTATTCGTCGGGGGTCGTCGTCACGCCGTCCGCCCAGTTGGAGCGTCTCCTCGCCGAGCGAGCGGAGCGGTTGGCGGGAACAGCCGAGGAAGCACCGGTGCGCGTGCCGGCGTCACGGTTCAAGGACTGGGTCACCGACTACCGGGGCACGCTGCGCGATCTCGGGCGTCCGATGCCCGAGCGTCCGTACACGCAGACCCGTATCGGCACGCTGTTTCACGCCTGGGTCGAACAGCGCTCAGGACTGGTCGGGGCGCATTCCGATCCCGAAGGGGCGCTGTGGGAGATCGACGCCGACGCTCCGGACACGTCCGCGCCCTTCGGTGAGATGGTCGCCGAGGGGGCCCCTGACGACGAGCGCGCCTTGGCGCAACTGCGCGAGACGTTCGAACGCAGCGAATGGGCCGGGCTGCAGCCGATCGCCGTCGAGATCGAGATCGACTTCGCTTTCGGCAGCACCACCGACGCCCGGGGCCACATCGTGATCTGCAAACTCGACGCGGTGTACCGCCGCGAGGACCGCGGCGGACGCATCGAGATCGTCGACTGGAAGACCGGACGCGCACCGCGCAACGCCGAGGAACGCGAAGAGCGGATGCTGCAGCTCGCCCTCTACCGTCTCGCCTACCACCGCCGTTTCGGCGTGCCGTTGGAAGAGATCGACGTGGCGCTCTACTACGTCGCCGACGACCTCGTCATTCGCGGGGAGCGCGTCTACTCGGAACCCGAGTTGGTCCAGCGCTGGAGCGCCGCGCGCGCCGCACGCTGAGCCTCCTCCGCGGAGTCCATGTCGCTGTGCTCGGACTCGTCGCTGTGCTCGGTCTCGCCCTGGTCGGCGTCTGCGTGCTCGCCGTCCCCGTGGCCCGTGGCAGTGGGCTCGCCCGCGGCATCCGATGCTGTCGTCTCGGGGGAGTAGATGTCCGCTTCGGCCAGGCGCGCGGCGCCGGTGAGGTCCTGCGTCGGCTCCTCCCACGACGGCCGATCGGCTGAAGAGTCTTCTGACGCGGCGTTCTCGTCCTCGGCAGCATCCGCATCCTCGTCGCCGGCATCGGTGTGCCAAACGAGGTCTTCCGGGCGGTACGCGTCGGTCTGCATCGAGGTGTCGACCGACGCGGCCACCGTCTCGGGTACCTGATCCAGCACATCGAGTGCCGAATCCACACCACCGGTGTAGGTGGCGACCACGCGCAGGTCGTCGTTCCGCAAACCGTCGGAGAGCGACTCCAGCAGCGCGGCGGCGTCCTCGACGATCTCCGGACGGCGAAGCTCGGCACCGTGCACGAGCCACCGCGCAAAGCCCAGCTCGGCATGCAGGCGGGCCCGCACCCGCAACGCGTCGTCGATCGCCCGCGTTGATGCGGCCGTGTAGGCGTCGTGTACGTCGGCGCTGGCCTCGGGAGCGCCCGAGAGCCACCCGAGGTCCTCTGCCGGATCGCCCACGGCCAAGCCGCGCCAGCCCAGCACTCCGATGACTCGCGGGCCCGCGTCCGGATCGTCCTCGAACAGGAACGACTGCGCCTGCATTCCGCCCAGCACCACGGTCGTCTCGAAGCGCCACAGGTCGTCATCGGCGGCGGCATCGCGCCAGCGCGTGGTCAACCGCCCAGGGACCCGACCCGTGGCCGCGGCACGATCGATCATCTGCTGCACCTCGGCGCGCACGGTCGTCGCATCGTGCATCGCGAGTCCCGCAGCGCGCACCACCGATTCGGGCAGGGCGTGCACCGCGGCGATCGTCTCACCGATCGACACCGCAGCCCCGGGCCCCGCCGGGATCAACGGTGCATCGATCTGGAAGCCCGGCATCAGATCGGTCACCTGTGCCCGCGCCTCGCCGACGCGCGTCTCGCCGACGTGCGTCGGCGCCCGGAAGGGCAGCATCTCGCGGGCGCCCGCGGTGAGTGCCCGCAGCGCGAGCGCCTCTTCTGCGAGCTCCAGCGCGGCCGCGTCGTCCTCTGCGACACGGATCACCAGCTCGCGTCCGTCGGCGAGCGTCGCCACCGCGGAATCGAACCTTCCGTCACCGTCCGAGGTCAGCGCGCGGGCGCCGACGACCTCAGCGCCCGGCAGAGCCGCGGTGACCGCCGCCACTAGAGTGAAAGGAGAGCGTGCCATGTTCTCCAGGGTAGGTCTGCAGCCTCGCCGGTGTGCTCGCGCCACGCCCGCGCCGCGGGATAACCGGGCGGGTCGTGCCGCGCACAGGCGATCGGCGGCACCCGGGAAGCGAACCGTGAACACGGACGCAACGAGAACATGCACGAAGAAACACTGCACGACAACACCAGGGGGAACGCATGATCGCATCGGAAGCCCTCCTTGACCGGGCTGCTGATCTGCGTATTGAGCCAGGTGTCATCGAACGTCTGATCGCCGAACCGGGCACACGCGCGATTGTGGTCAGACAGGCGCGGTTGCGCATCGCCGACGGAACGCTGTTGCGCGTCGACGCCAACACCGTCGGCGACGCTGAGTGGGCACTGCTCGGGCGCGAGGCGGATGGAACCGCCCTGCTCTTGGCATCCGTCCCGCCCCGCACCGACTCGATCGATGCCGCGCCCGACGAGACCTGGCTGGGGCTCCGTGATGTCGGCGGCGACCTGACGCCGTACGACGCCGATGTGTTCGTCACCGCGATCGCGCTCGCCGCGTGGTTGGCCGACGCACGCCACTGCCCTTCGTGCGGCATCCGCCTCACCCTGACCCAGGCCGGCTGGGCGCGCTGGTGCGACCAGTGCCGGCGCGAGCACTTTCCGCGCACCGACCCCGCCGTGATCGTCGCGATCGAGAGCCCCGACGGCGAGCGACTGCTGTTGGGCGCCAACGTCAACTGGCGCGGTCGGATGTACTCCTGCTTCGCAGGCTTCGTCGAGGCCGGAGAGTCGCTGGAGAGCGCGGTGCACCGCGAGATCGAAGAAGAAGCCGGCGTGCGGCTCAGCGAGTTGCGCTACATCGGTTCGCAGCCGTGGCCGTATCCGCGGTCGCTGATGATCGGATTCCGTGCCGTCGCCGCTGACGAGAGCGCGGTCGCAGACGGCGACGAGATCGTTGACGTGCGCTGGCTCACACGCGATGAGATCGGTAGCGCGCTCGCCGGTGAGGGACCTGTGGGACTTCCCGGCGAAGCCTCGATTGCGCGGCGGCTGATCTCCGACTGGTACGCCCGTCCGCGTCCCACCGGCGGCACGATGGCGGGGTGTGCGCAGTGAGCGTGCTCGACGCTCTGGATGACCGACAACGCGAGGCCGCTGCGATGCTGCGCGGTCCTGTCGCCGTCCTCGCCGGTGCCGGCACGGGTAAGACGCGAGTGATCACGCACCGCATCGCGCACGGCGTCGACACGGGCGCCTACTCACCCTCACGCGTGATGGCGGTCACGTTCACGGCCAAGGCTGCGGGTGAGCTGCGCGGTCGTCTGCGCGCGCTGGGCGTTGCGGGCGTCGCCGCCCGAACGTTCCACGCCGCCGCCCTCCGCCAGCTGAACTTCTTCTGGCCGACCATCACCGGCGACCCCGCCCCGAGCATCATCGACAACAAGGTGCGGATGCTGGGGCAGGCCGCCGACGCAATGCGGTTGCGCCCCAGCACGGCGACGCTGCGCGATATCGCGAGCGAGATCGAATGGCGCAAGGTCTCGATGCTCACGATCGAGCAGTACGCCGAACTCGAACGGCCGATCTCGGGCATCCGCCCCGAGCAGCTCGTCGAACTGCAGGCCGCGTACGAGCAGCTCAAGGACGACCGTCGACAACTCGACTTCGAGGATGTGCTGCTGGCATGTGCGGGCATGCTCGAGAGCGAGCCGCGGGTCGCCGCCGCGGTTCACGAGCAGTACCGGCATTTCACCGTGGACGAGTTCCAGGACGTCTCGCCGCTGCAGAACCGGCTGCTGGAGCTGTGGCTGGGGGATCGCCGGGATATCTGCGTGGTCGGCGACGCGAGCCAGACGATCTACTCGTTCGCGGGTGCGCAGCAGCGTTATCTGCTGGAGTTCGACCGGCGCTATCCCGACGCCACCGTCGTGCGCCTGGAGACGAACTACCGCTCCCAGGCCCCGATCCTCGATGCGGCCAACGCACTGATGCGGGGGCGTCCCGGTGCACTGGCTCTGGTGCCCCGCGCCGCGGGTATCGGCAGTGAGACGCCGACCCTCACCGCCTACGACAGCGAGCGCGAAGAGGCAGACGGAATCGCCGACGCGATCATCAAGCGCATCGGCACCGGCGCCTCACCGGCCGACATCGCGGTGCTCTACCGCGCGCACTCCCAGTCGGCGGTGCTGCAGCAGGCGCTCGCCGCGCGCGGCATCGCGACCAGCGTGCTCGGCGGCACCCGCTTCTTCGACATGCCCGAGGTGCGTCAATCGCTGCTGGCATTACGGGGAGCGGCTGTTGCGCCAACGGATACGGGATTCCTGCCGACCGTGCGAGACGTGCTGCGCGGCCTCGGCCTGACCGAGGAACCGCCCGCGGCCGGTGGGGCGCAACGCGACGGCTGGGAGGCGCGCCGCGCGATCCTGCGTCTGGCTGAGGAGGCACCGGTCGGCACGACCCTGCGGGCCTTCGCCGACGACCTGATGGCGCGCGCGCAGGATCAGCACGAACCGGTGCTGCACACCGTGACGTTGTCGACGTTGCACGCAGCCAAGGGACTGGAATGGCCGCATGTGCTGCTGGCCGGCTGGGCCGAGGGTGCGCTGCCGATCTCGTACGCCTCGACATTCGAGCAGGTCGACGAGGAACGCCGGCTCGCGTACGTCGGCATCACGCGGGCCGCGCGAACGCTGGGGGTGTCGTGGTCGCGCTCGGCAGGTCGAGGGGAACGGGCTCCATCGCGCTTTCTGGCTGAGATCGGAACGACGTCTCGCGGCACCGGCATTCTTCGTGATACCGCACCGAGCGCCAGGCGTTCCGTCCGTCAGGCTCGCCCCGCACCATCAACCCCGCCCCCGGCGTAGGTGTACGCAGCAGTCGGGTGACCAGCGCGGCGGCGTGCGCGATGCGCGCCGTGCCGATGTCTGCCGACCGGCCGACCAGCTGCGCGTGCAGTGCCGGCCAGGCGGCATCCCGATCGCGTTCATGCGCGTCACGGCATGAGAGGCAGGGCGTGCGCCCCGGAACGACGAGTGGACCGACCACGGTCGCCCGTTGCTCGAACGCGACCGGCAGGTGCGGAACGTCATCGCGCAGATAGGGCGTCAACTGCAGTGCGGCGGCCGCACCGCCGATCACGACGACCGACACCGCGTCGCCGGTGCCCCGCGGGGCAAGCTCGACCCCCTCATCGATGAGCGCCTGCTGCATGCGCCAGGGCACTCGGCCGTCGGCGATGTTCACCTCGTCGATCCACACCGGGGGAGCGGTGGGCGATTCGCGCTCGAGCACGGGACGCAGAGTCTCCAGCATCCGCCGTGCCGCGAGGCGCGGGGCACCGACGCCGTGCGCGACGACGTCGAACGAGCCGGCGCGGATGCCCGTCACCAACTTCTGCAGCAGCGGTTCGACCCAGGGCTCGTCGACCGCCACCTGCACGGCGCCCTCCATACCGAACTGCCCCTCCATCCCGAACTGCACGGTGCTCTCATCGCGCCACAGCAGGGGGTGGCGCGGGTCCAGACGGGTGAGCGGTTGCGGGGTCAGGCGACTCATGCCACCGATTCTCACCATGTGCCGCGGCGCCTGGGGCGAGTTCCGCGGATCTGTGGATGGATTCCTGTTGGCGTCGAACTGGGGACAACCGGCGGTCAGACCGGGCGGTCGCCCTCGGGGCGCTCGTCACCGGAATCGCCCGAGCCACCACGACCGGGGCTATCGTCGCTGAAGTCCTCGCCGTCGAGCAGGCGCGCGAGTGCTTCGTCGAGTTCGTCGGCGGCAGGCGCCTCGCCGCGTTGCATCGCCTCGAGCCGGGCGATCAGCGCCGTCGGATCATCGATATCCGAGGACTGCGGCATGATGTCGGGGTAGTCCCACAGTGCGTCGCGAGCCGCGACGCCGACGGCGTCGGTCACAGCGCGCCACATGGCAGAGGCCTCGCGCAGGCGTCGCGGACGCAGCTTGAGCCCCACGAGTGCACCCAGGGCATCCTCGGCCGGGCCGCCGACGGCACGGCGACGCCGTGCGGCCTCACCGAGACGGGCACCGTCGGGCAGTCGAGCGATGGCCTGCTCGGTGACGACATCCACCCAGCCGTCGATCGTCGCGATGAGGTTCTCGAGGCGCGTGAGGGCTTCACGCTGCGCCTCGGACTGCGCCGGCAGCAGAGCACCGCCCTCGATGGCTGCGCGGAGCTCTTCGGGGTTGGACGGGTCCAAGCGAGACGCGACGTCTTCGAGGGCGTCGATATCGACGGTCACGCCACGCGCGAAATCGGTGATCTGCGACAGCACGTGCAGGTGCAGCCACTTGGCGTGGCGGTACAGACGCGCGTATGCC
Protein-coding sequences here:
- a CDS encoding UvrD-helicase domain-containing protein, producing MSHPHRAGGERVSAAWARPSEISAEHIALALGLPVPTEAQQRVIHAPPTPALVVAGAGSGKTETMSGRVVWLVANGHVRPDEVLGLTFTRKAAGELAERIGLRLEMIDHFGRRGLLPHLPEIVRTDALRRVHDAAAGAQRDTVRTQVLDALAERFDTGWDPRTARTAEDLLVRPRVSTYNAFADSIVREHAARIGRDPEAAMLSQSASWLIARAVVLRADLPGLEEIERSLGSLIDAVQKLAADVLDHRADLDEIERITTAQAAAFEPYRTNRDVETAAVNLLGMPVLVRLVRDYIAEKHRRGVLDFADQVGGAFDIVETAPDVRSELREQHRVVLLDEYQDTSVIQTRFLAALFRDSAVMAVGDPHQSIYGWRGASADNLYAFGRSFAHDQSATTYSLMTSWRNDTRILDVANRVLEPLQREGLDVPALEPRPGAGAGRVEVLFPHTVDDEAQSVAEWFGQRRAAHAASGADRAHTGAILFRSKRHMQTFAGALSRHGIPHRILGLGGLLSTPEVVDVVSMLRVIHDPTAGSALIRLLVGPRFAIGVADMAALYDLADVLAGRDASLSPLSDEVRERLRSSRGADEAVSIVDAVDFVRGTPDDYRVLEGISPQGRSRLREAGEILERLRRSAGLPIPELIRLIELELRLDIELAANESRGPARVAATQLRAFADEVRAFLSADDRGTIGSLLAWLAKAESTDELMPRPEPPEPGVVQLLTIHGSKGLEWDAVAVARLVEDELPGRAQDTAGWFGFGVVPFALRGDRDALPVFHWDPQAEMDAAGETPAKRHKAALDALAAGVTKAYPQGGALRRFKNAYRQYQQQEERRLAYVAVTRARQDLLLTGAHWAGQTKPRVPSPFLREAIEVLGLDDIAPVDPEENPYDGPGLTRSWPMDALGDRRSRVAHAEQHARAAYSSGVVVTPSAQLERLLAERAERLAGTAEEAPVRVPASRFKDWVTDYRGTLRDLGRPMPERPYTQTRIGTLFHAWVEQRSGLVGAHSDPEGALWEIDADAPDTSAPFGEMVAEGAPDDERALAQLRETFERSEWAGLQPIAVEIEIDFAFGSTTDARGHIVICKLDAVYRREDRGGRIEIVDWKTGRAPRNAEEREERMLQLALYRLAYHRRFGVPLEEIDVALYYVADDLVIRGERVYSEPELVQRWSAARAAR
- a CDS encoding phosphotransferase, which gives rise to MARSPFTLVAAVTAALPGAEVVGARALTSDGDGRFDSAVATLADGRELVIRVAEDDAAALELAEEALALRALTAGAREMLPFRAPTHVGETRVGEARAQVTDLMPGFQIDAPLIPAGPGAAVSIGETIAAVHALPESVVRAAGLAMHDATTVRAEVQQMIDRAAATGRVPGRLTTRWRDAAADDDLWRFETTVVLGGMQAQSFLFEDDPDAGPRVIGVLGWRGLAVGDPAEDLGWLSGAPEASADVHDAYTAASTRAIDDALRVRARLHAELGFARWLVHGAELRRPEIVEDAAALLESLSDGLRNDDLRVVATYTGGVDSALDVLDQVPETVAASVDTSMQTDAYRPEDLVWHTDAGDEDADAAEDENAASEDSSADRPSWEEPTQDLTGAARLAEADIYSPETTASDAAGEPTATGHGDGEHADADQGETEHSDESEHSDMDSAEEAQRAARAALQRWTNSGSE
- the nudC gene encoding NAD(+) diphosphatase → MIASEALLDRAADLRIEPGVIERLIAEPGTRAIVVRQARLRIADGTLLRVDANTVGDAEWALLGREADGTALLLASVPPRTDSIDAAPDETWLGLRDVGGDLTPYDADVFVTAIALAAWLADARHCPSCGIRLTLTQAGWARWCDQCRREHFPRTDPAVIVAIESPDGERLLLGANVNWRGRMYSCFAGFVEAGESLESAVHREIEEEAGVRLSELRYIGSQPWPYPRSLMIGFRAVAADESAVADGDEIVDVRWLTRDEIGSALAGEGPVGLPGEASIARRLISDWYARPRPTGGTMAGCAQ
- a CDS encoding ATP-dependent helicase; the protein is MSVLDALDDRQREAAAMLRGPVAVLAGAGTGKTRVITHRIAHGVDTGAYSPSRVMAVTFTAKAAGELRGRLRALGVAGVAARTFHAAALRQLNFFWPTITGDPAPSIIDNKVRMLGQAADAMRLRPSTATLRDIASEIEWRKVSMLTIEQYAELERPISGIRPEQLVELQAAYEQLKDDRRQLDFEDVLLACAGMLESEPRVAAAVHEQYRHFTVDEFQDVSPLQNRLLELWLGDRRDICVVGDASQTIYSFAGAQQRYLLEFDRRYPDATVVRLETNYRSQAPILDAANALMRGRPGALALVPRAAGIGSETPTLTAYDSEREEADGIADAIIKRIGTGASPADIAVLYRAHSQSAVLQQALAARGIATSVLGGTRFFDMPEVRQSLLALRGAAVAPTDTGFLPTVRDVLRGLGLTEEPPAAGGAQRDGWEARRAILRLAEEAPVGTTLRAFADDLMARAQDQHEPVLHTVTLSTLHAAKGLEWPHVLLAGWAEGALPISYASTFEQVDEERRLAYVGITRAARTLGVSWSRSAGRGERAPSRFLAEIGTTSRGTGILRDTAPSARRSVRQARPAPSTPPPA